The genomic DNA ACTACATCTGCTGCATGgcccccagggctggcacaCCTAGGGCAGGTGTCCACGCAGCAGAACCATGCGGCACCATCTGGAGCCGGACTTGTGCCAGGAGAGAGCATCTTGGAGTGCACATCAAGGACTGAGTCTGGCTCAGCACCGTGCAGATCTGCCTTGTGACCATGCAGAGGAGATGGAGGCATTGATTCCGGGTCATCTGACACAAGTACATCCGCAGAGGAGCTCCCCGCTAGTTCTGCATAGCACAGACCCATGTCTCTTTTCACCTCTTCTGCACATCGGGGCTTTAAGGAGCTGTCTGGGCTCTCAGCAGCCACGATCACCTCTGCAGCATCTACTTGCTTGCAGGACTTTCTGTGCTGGCACAGGACTGCCCCCCCCTCACTTTGCTCTAACAAactggggggggtgtctgtgtcTCCGCCATGGGGGAGAGGgtcctgctggcagggagaaggaggacCTGAGCCTGCATGGGCAGGTGGGAGCCGGCTGTCTGgggagctctgctgccagctggggtgaTCCTTCCTGACAGACATCCCTTCTGTCACCAAGGAGGAAGGCTCTAATTCCAGGAGGTGATGAAGAGAGGTCTCTGGCTCCTGCAGTGTGTTAGCCACCATCACTATGTTCATTTTGTCACTCCCAGGGGACTTCTCTGCACCAAGGCACACATCATCATCACTCTCCCCAGCTTCAGAGTCACCTACTAAGGCTGTACAGTTGAAAACAAAGCCCTGGCCATCACCTGCTCCCAAGGACTCATCCAGCACATCTGTGCAGTTGGCAGAAGGGCCACTAAGCTGGTTTTCCACCGAAATGTTGTTCTCTTCTTGGTTTGATTCACTAGTGCTCAGCGAAGTGAGGTCAGCATAAATGTCACATCCATACCTTTGGGAAGGGCACCTGCTCCCTCCCAGATTGCTCTGTGATGGAGACTGGATGCTTGCCATGGCCTCCTGGTCCTCTGGGGCAGCCTCAGGATCTGTTGCTCCATCAAGAGATGTCAGGCAGACAGAACTGGAGTCAGGAGACAAAGTTAGTGACAATCCCTGGCTGCACGGTGACTCGaggccagctgtgctggcagctttGCTCCCAGCAAGTGCCCACCTTTCTGCAGAGGGCGCACAATCCTTGTCTTTCTGCTCCAAGCCAACCCTCAGAGCCTCTCCAGCAGGTCCCAAGTTGCCTGTAATGCTGTCTGGCTGTGCCCCACAGACAAGGCTCGGATCAGATGGTAACGGCAGCATCAACCTGCTGTCACAGGGTGACCCCACATCGGCTGGACTGGCTGGGTGTGCCAAACCAACACTGTTCGTTTCTGCATCTGGGGTGTCCAGAGCCTCCCAGGGTTCTTGCAACATGTCCAAGCTTGGTGCCACCTCAACAGAAAGGCCTTGAGGGCCAGTCCCAGTCCCATCTGATAGTACTGGTGTTGAtctgcctgggcagggggacactaaggtggtggggctgggcacagggccCTCTCCAGGAACACCAAAGTCCTTTGGACATGTCAAATTCACTGGCTTCTCTTCACTGTGTTCGTGCTCCATGTCAGCATcaccattttcagaaaatgacaaaTCAAAAGGCCCCAGGACTGCTCTTTCATATTGAGggtcatctttctcttttttttcctcctccatctcttcctcctctATTTCTGAATGTCCGAAGGGGTCTTGTgatttcctctcttccccactGGTTCCATCAAGGTTTGCACTTTCGGGACTTGCTTCTAAGGGCACTGAATCACAGGTACGTTGCGGTCTGTCACTGGTGGCCCAGCTGGAGTCCTCAACCTCTGTACAATGCTCAGCACCTCCCATGCTCTCTCTGTCCTCAGAAGGGCTGAGGTCACCACCTGACCCTGCTGCCCACCCGCTCTCCTGTTGCTGTCCATGTCCATGTCGCACACACGGGGCAACTCTCCAGGGAGCTGTACAGGAATTCAGAGCTTGGCTGCAAGGGTTTTCCTTGTCCAGTGCAGCTGGGGGCTCGCTGGCATTGCCAAGCTCATCGGAAGGGCTGGGGGCTATCACTACATCTGGCAGTTCCTCCTTGGGCTGCTCCACCTGAAACAACACAGTTCAGACGTTAAAGGGAGGCAAATGCAGGAGCTGACACCCCCATGCAGGAGGACAGAGATGTTTTAAATGCTCAGACTTTGCAAGTACGACCACTCCAACAGTTTGTCTCTAAATTAAGTCCAGGTTGAATTCTTACCCCATGTGAGCCACTACCATCGCCACGCTGCAGCCAGCAAGCAGAGTCCCACAGACAGCTGCGGGAAGGTTTTGAAACTTTCTACCTTTTTTACACCATGAAATGGCTTAAAAACAGGCCAAACTGTGCAGAAGCCATCAACCAGTGCTGATGGATGTATATATGTAGCAGCACCCTCTTAAGCCTTACCCTTACTTGAGTTTATCTGTCCAAGCAAGCTATATGGACACTATGGACAGCAATCCCATACTTCCTGCCAAAACTTTGTGCCTGCGCCACAGCACTGAACCCAGGTGgtaaaaaaacactgaaatattttttccttcgTGAAAGACAGTTGCAGCCCTATGGCAGCTGCCCATTTGTTCAGAGTGGAAGTttgaaaggaattattttagtTCAAAAATTCAGGCTTGAAAAATGTCAGCAGACACCCATGTTTTATATTTACCCAAGTACCTCTGCTTCTGACCATCCACAGACCAtagaaactgtaaaaattaatttagaaaaccCTACCCAAAATGGAATGTTAACTAACTTCACCAGAGGGGCAAGGGAAACGTTGCAAAGCCCTGCACTGCCATCTGTGTGGGGGAACCCTCTCCAAGCCAGCAAACCTCCACCCTCCCAAAGCAACAGAGGAAAGGCTGTGCCATGTCCCCCAACACGCCTGGGCTGGTGCAACCATGGGCAGGCAAATGCAGCTGCCTATACGAGACAGGCAGGGTTTTGAGTCCTGGTTTGGAGTATTTGCTGTTCCTCTTCGCCCTTAGTCAAGTGCAGGTCTGAGACCTCATCAAAGCTCACACAGCttgcagctgaaaccaggaacAAATGCCGAGCTCAACACTTCAGTTGCTCTAGTTCTTTTGAATTCTGCCTCCTTGGAGAGCATCCATGTCAAGGCCCTGCTCCCTTGGACAGAGATAGATACAGCTCATGCCAGAGCCCAGGGATGCCTGCTCAGTCCAAGAGGACATCCAAACCCAGACTGAGGCCGGAAAGCTTCTTTTTTATGGCACCTCTGAGCACGTCTGCATGGCAGTCATTTGGGGCAGCTAAATGCTGGGGGATGTTTCTCTGTCCTGCTTTGGCGACCCCACTACCTGGCTCTAAGAAAGCCCTCAAGCATGTCTGCTCCACTCCTCTCAGAAGATCCTACTCCTGTAAGTGCAAAATGCATTGTGTGCCCTGGAGACATATACCACCCAAACCCCAAGCTCTTACCGCAGCGATGGTGGAGACATCATGCATATGCTCTTCGGAAGCAGCCGCTGGCTGCCTGCCGTTCACAGCCAGGCTCTCATCAGCATGTTCAGCAAGGGAAAGGTGCTCAGAACAGCTTGTGGAGGAAGGCTCCTCCTCCCCACAGGGCAGCTCCCCTGAAGAAGATGATACTGTACTATCAACAACACCGGGAGTCTCATCAGCATCAGTCTGAGAGTCTGCAGGGCTCTCCTCTGGGTGGAACGGTCCCTGGTAATGTGTGCTGTGatccacagagctgctgggagtCTGGTCAGGGTCTGACCGAGAGTCTGCAGGGCATGTCTCCAACCCAAAACAGTCTTCACCATCATCACTCAGCTCAAGAAAGTCCCCAGTGCTATTTATTGAGACATACTTCTCAGGGTTGCTGTGCTCCACTACCTTCCTCGTGCTGCTCAGGAATTTGCTGGGTTTGCTGTAGAAGAGAGCCACCCACATATGAAGTATCAGCTTCATCTCTTCCACATCATCGGGCAGATCAGGGTCCCAGGgcctggaagagaaaacaaacactgccTGAAACGTCTTCATCCTCCCCCCACAGTTGACTAGCACAAGGTAAATCCCCACAGTGCTAAGCCCCAGTGCAGGGGGCTGCAAATGTCCAGCTGCAGTCACAGATCGCTTGATGCAGTTTCCAGCTTGttacaaaaaagagaaagtcatAGCTATGAAGGAGGACTTGGGTTCATGGCTTTAGGTACCAATTCTAGCTGCAAAGCCACAGGAATCGTAAAATTATAAAATGGTTTAAGTTggaaggaccttaaagatcttctagttccaaccccctgccaggggcagggacaccttccactagacgaggttgctccaagccccatccagcctggccttgagcacttccagggatggggcagccacagcttctctgggcagcctgtgccagtgcctcgccaccctcacagtaaaacatttcttcataatgtttaatctaaatctaccctcttttagtttaaaaccattccccctcAGCCTATTGCTACAGGTCCTACTGgaaagtctgtccccatctttcttacaagcccctttaggtactggaaggccgcTCTAAGGTCtgcctggagccttctcttctccaggctgagtaGCCCCAACTCTCTCTGCCTGTTGTcctaggagaggtgctccagccctctgaccgtctttgtggcctcctctggacttgctccaacagggCCACGTCTTTCCTGcgctggggaccccagagcagatgcagtactgcaggtgaggcctcaccagagtggagcagagcaggagcatcACCTCTCTCAAcctggccacgctgcttttggtgcagcccaggatacaactggcttgctgggctgtgagtgcacattgcTAACTCACATCCAATTTGtcatccaccagtatccccaagtccttctccacagggcagATACGCCAGCTTTAACACAGAACTTGGCACCTCAGCATGAGGAAAAAGGCAATTATCAtgcaaatcaaagcaaaaaagtgCACAGAAAGCCCCTTCCAAAAGTGCTCCAGAGGTCCAGCAAGAGATGTCTCTGCAGATGGCCTTCCAGACTGACTTACCCATGCAGGGCACGGATGACTGTTTTCTCCAGGGCATCGTTGGTGTACCTGCTGTCCAAATTGAAGAGATACTCTGCCTCCCAATGGCACATCACCTTCACAGACTCACCACAGATGTTCACTGTGTGGGACTTAGCGAAGTCCTCCTTCAGCCTGGGGGACAGCAGGCTGCTCCTGCGCCTCATCGCCACGGCCTCAAAGGGCCGCTGCGGgtggctgctgttctgctggTGGCAGAAAGGCAGGACTTTCCCAACCAGGGGACCAGCTCGGGTGTTCCTGGTACCGTTTCTAGAGGGTGCTGGTCCAGGGTAGGGGGCACCTCTGGGATACATGTGTTTCTTTGAATGCTCAGGCATCTGCGAGGCGTACGAGTGCTCAGCAGAGATGAAGGAGTGCTTGTTTACGTCAGCAGCTTCTTGAGTGTCTCTGGGAGGCAACACATCAGGttttgtggggctggggcttgTATTGTTGCTCTTGCTGAAAATCCCAGGGCTTTTCTCCCTGGGAATAGAGGCCAAATCATTTAAGTCTACTTTTTCAGCAGGAGGAAGCTTCTGGTTCAGTGATGCTTTGCTAGGAGAGGTGGCTCCCTTTGCAAGCTTGTCTACCCTGTGGTATTCATGGTCGGAAGCAACACGCAAGGATTTGTGCTTGCGATGACTCTGCTGCTCTTTTGCAGAATGTctggtggggctgcaggacACAGCAATCATCCCACTGTCCCTGGGGATAAATGAAGGGATACAAGAACCCAGAGCCAGATCAGCCAGCAAGTTCAAGGCATGGGACTCGTAGTCATTCCCCTTCAGATCAAAAACGAGATCAACCCCGCCTGGGCAAGTCTCACTCATTTGGCTATCTGGTCCGTGGCATTGGGAAGACACTGTGCTTGGGACGACAGAGAAAGGCTGCTTCAACTCTGtgtgagaaaaacaaagtcagaGAACAAACAAAGgccacacagctctgccttgcGAAGGGGACCAAAGCAGGCTTTCAGTTTGGCAGGAAAAAGCATCTTTCCAACATGGAATTTGCAcacttaaaaaccaaaaagcatctCCATGGTCATGCAGACCACGGCTATTACAAAACAATCCAGAGCTGGGAATCTAAGCAACTTCAGGAAGGGGGTTTatcctcagaaataaaatgcacagaatCCAGAGTGAATAAAATTTCCCTTGGCCTCTGTGCACAGGGTAATTCGGCCACTTAAATAGAACCTGAGATATTTCAGGTgtttcctttatcttttttttattttgctttaaattttcttctagtTTCAGTATTTGCAATCTTCACAGATAAACCCTGTGCTATGCTTTCAATAATTCACAGttaaaaaacctccaaaactCTAAAACGCAGAGAAAAACCACCCTGCCCTCATGCTTCCCACTGCACACCCTCTCTAGAGCATAACCTGCCCCTGAGCTGTACCTCAGAGCACACGCAGAAACCTGGGGGCTCTCAAAGGCAGCCAGAGCACAGCAAATAAGTGTTCATTTagttttcagcattaaaaatgcCCCTCACCATGGCTCAAGGCCCATGTTCGTAAAAACAGTATGAAGTCATTAAATAAGGTTAATGCCTTCTACTAAAAACCAGCATAAAAATCTCTCTTCAAGTAAAACCTTATTAAATCACATCTGTGCTAAAGTCCTATGTgttacatttaatttccttgAGAACTGCACAGTAAGACATACAAATTGAGTATTTCTTACTGCTAAACACTCTTACTTTACATTTTTGGCAGACCCTGGCATTCAGCAGGACCGATCTGACACCCTGCCCGTGTGAGAGCACAGGCCAGATCTGCTCCAGGAACCCCGTGTGGCAAGGGCAACAAGAGGTGGTGTTTGATACACAGACACTGCTGATAAGTGCCACGTTTCAGGAACACGTGGCAATAAAAGACCAAGAAGAATGGATAAACTAAGCAGAGGTGGCTAAACCAGTCTTCAAAGCCTCCACCTCccctgggaaagggaaaaagacagACCACAGACAGATCCAAAAAAGACATCAAAGTGCGAGTGTgagaaaacacaacaaattaacagaaaatgacTCTTCTGTTCCATCATTTATTTTGGCACCGTAATACTGGTTCTCAGTTTAACAGCAGGCTCACAGCCAGCACCTACAGACACTACACGCAGGGGCTGTCCATGCTGCCTCTTAAATCCACTGCAGAGGCTGCAACAATTTgactctttttaaaatgaccAAATTTACAACTTAATCAACTAAAAATCTAGGCAGATGCTGGCTATGAGCAGAGGTTATAACACACTGTCCATGAGCTGCCTCAACGCAGTTTCAGAGTTCAGCAGTTAAAAATCAGGCTTTTTAAACTACCTGAGCAGTTTGCCAAGGATGCAAACAGAAGGCTTAGGAAAGGACTCAGAAGAGACCCTGTAATGGTGATTTGCACATTCACCTTTATCTTTTACACTACTATGCATAACTGGgtgcctgcaggctgtggggcagcagcacccagaccCTCAGCACTAAACGCTGGAAGGCCCTTTGTCTGCTGCCAAACGTGCTGTTACTATCATCTGGTCGTGACCTGACCATGATGTTTGATGCCCCggcttttaaaggaaagatttcCACAGGGAACAGCACTCTTACcactttctgcttgctttttggcTTGAGGTTTCGATGGGTTGTTAGCCACACTTTTTAGAATCTTACTTTTCATTGGCTTCATGATGGTTTCAGCAATAGGaacctttttcctctctgggtTCTTCAGTGTCTTTGGCCTCTTTGTTTCCAAGCCAGGATCGTCAGGAACTGAGGTTTCCTTCTGAACAGGTTCAGACTGTGTTTTGTGCACAAATTCTGCAGACAGGACCTCTGCACCTGGGACAAGGAAAAGGGAGGGCGTATCTTTTGGTTTGAGGCATATTCAGATAAAAAGGAGTAATTGCAAAATATGCAGTTAAGGAATGTGGAAGGACTGCTTTAGAAATGattggcagcagcagaacaatcTTCAATAACTTGATTTATGCATCTGATCTTTCAAATGGGTTTGCTGCTGATCAGTAAGCAGTTATTAAAAATCAAGCATCACTTCTTAAGCTCATTAAAAGCCTACTATCTTGACACAGAATAGGTGTTCTCCAGGGCTAAGTCACACTAATTCCTGCCTGTCACACTTGCACCCTGAGGGTACTTATTTACCTCTCCCAGAAGCACACAAGAACCTCTCCCAGATCCACCGGCAATGCCACCCAGGAGCGAGTCAATGTGCCCTAGGACAGAGCTTGATGGACTGCGAATCAGAGCTGACTTCAGCTCACATCCAGCAGACGCCATGCCACCCCCTGTATGCACGACAGACCATTCCCGCAGCTGCTGCCGCTACCTGTGATGTGTGCAAATGCAAGGGGAGGTCACCGAGTACGACACTAACTCTGCAGTCCAGTGGTCCTTTAGATGTTTTTGGCCACCTTTCAACACCAAGGTTGAGATTCATCTCTATCCACTTTGACTGTCTCTACAAATTAGGTGGAGGCTCAGGCTGGCTCAGGACAGGCTTAGCCTATCCTCGGCAGCAAGACAGGAGCCTTCAGAGGACAGCTTATGCCACTGAGACACCTTGCATGAGCAGCTCAGGccagctggtgaaagggctggaaggaacaTCCTAGGAGGAGCAGATAAGGACTCtgggtttgtctagtttggagaaaaggaggcttagGGGCAACCTCACTGCTccctacagcttcctgaggaagGGAcatggagagggaggtgctgatctcttctgtCTGGGATTCAGTCATAGTTttggatgccccatccctggaagtgtttaaggTCAGGTTGGgtggagctttgagcaacctgctctagcggaaggtgtccctgcccctggcaggggttTGGAAATAcatggtctttaaggtcccttccaacccattctatgattctatgatatcAGCTTTCAGCAGAGTAGGTTGGGTAGGATTAGTCCCAGACTTCTAGTTTCCTCAAGGTCACAGCAAGAAAGTTGACTCTCAGGGAGCCACAACATGACTATGCAGGGTGGCTGGTTATCTACACAGCCTGTAATGAGCATGGCTTTGGCAACTGCTCCTTCCCTGAGCCATCGACAGCCTGCAGACAAAGGATGCAATAACTGTGACCTGGCTGATGTCCCTGTGCAGTCACCCCTAAGCAAAGGAAGGCAACAGCATGCACCACTGCACCAAGTTTCAGGCATCTTCACCAAAATCCCTTGTCATCGCCCTGGGCTACCTCCCAGGTTGAACAAGAGACATCACCACAGACCTATTTGGATGCTCTCAGGAGGTGTCTGCTTGCTCTGGGCACctggggtggtggtgagggAACATGGCTCCTAGTGAACCCTGAATATCCCAGCTGGATACTccagagaagcaggaggaagtTAGTCCTGTTTATACAACACTtacctcttttccttctgtgtggAAACTGCAAATTAGCTAATTTAAGCATGGGCTCATTGGAACTGGCCACAAACCCTGGCtttttaggaaaagagaaagcaatattgatttttttcttcttggttgCCTTTCTGTTCCTGCCACTGTCCCCGATAGGATGCATTTGCATCTTGAGGGGAGACCACTTCTTCCTGGTGCTGGTGACAACAGCTCGGTTGgatttcctcctgctctgctgaacCCATAGCTTGCTTGCTGAGTTGACATCTTTTACGGGCGCTTCACCACTCTGGTCCAGCCCCACTGCGGGCTTTGggttttcactttttatttctgctgctgtgttggGAGGAATAGGGTCCAGTGGCACAGCTGAAGAGAAGTCCACTTTACAATCAGCCTCTGAATTGGAGCAAAGAGACTGAACAGCACCCGTCAAACACTCTAAGGCAGCTGACATTTCCAGAGTATAGCTGCTGGGATCAGAGAGAtaatgctgcagctgggagaaggaCTGCTCTGAATGGTTTTTGAAGGGATTAGTACATTCATCCTCAGTTGGtgagaggagagaagaaaaaggaactttGCTGTTTCGGCCAGCGGTGGGCTGTGTATTTTGATCGAGCTTTGCATATTCCTGTAAATGCTGTTTGATACGTATGCTGGTACTGACTGAGTCCCCCCATGAAGAAATGGTGGTTTTCTGTAAGGCATAGCGAAGCCCAGGCAAAactgaagctatttttaatgagaagtcACTATCATCACTGTCTTCCCTTTCATCTCCTGGATCGTGCTTTTCAACTGCGAAaggaaaataatagaaattttacttataataaaaaaggattCAATTTCCCAAATCACCTCACTGTTACATGCAAAGGGAACATGAAAGCTATGAAAAAGCCCCAGAAGTCA from Falco rusticolus isolate bFalRus1 chromosome 5, bFalRus1.pri, whole genome shotgun sequence includes the following:
- the TASOR2 gene encoding protein TASOR 2 isoform X1, encoding MENTHCGFSWTVLVQTCAGFLQLSSSCQSCASLLSVQPCARSQSSSLRMLHGGSGFHLKSEESSSLLQTAVSVLQSSYLDSTSQDGFQYSQAILVENDVFRSELKAFAQAKEAAGYSQEELEETFAFLLFDNEEEAKEVCQTGLRVNSSSISTLGDPAKGVYISKYADCLHPRPWYHGKSGYIVICKLIKGKVKVISENYTTSYTCPSPGYDCHVALSRNNTPSKTSHCQAFEQSQYYVYEVSDGSTAERPRQICPYIVIACRYRELKEMPVLAIESLPELNHKVLYCPWRGELSIRGQLLCNIALRTPYSSTIPAQLPPSLDITHVMGLSDLKKKLPEAAFGKRNYIENEVCFQGVYFSLYEVEISNKDQYKMDQLLENLKEKDLAIIKYLQDQGVLILLASSALASDDEFDPKEPVSLLALFLFTSSRSVCLGVEKHDPGDEREDSDDSDFSLKIASVLPGLRYALQKTTISSWGDSVSTSIRIKQHLQEYAKLDQNTQPTAGRNSKVPFSSLLSPTEDECTNPFKNHSEQSFSQLQHYLSDPSSYTLEMSAALECLTGAVQSLCSNSEADCKVDFSSAVPLDPIPPNTAAEIKSENPKPAVGLDQSGEAPVKDVNSASKLWVQQSRRKSNRAVVTSTRKKWSPLKMQMHPIGDSGRNRKATKKKKINIAFSFPKKPGFVASSNEPMLKLANLQFPHRRKRGAEVLSAEFVHKTQSEPVQKETSVPDDPGLETKRPKTLKNPERKKVPIAETIMKPMKSKILKSVANNPSKPQAKKQAESELKQPFSVVPSTVSSQCHGPDSQMSETCPGGVDLVFDLKGNDYESHALNLLADLALGSCIPSFIPRDSGMIAVSCSPTRHSAKEQQSHRKHKSLRVASDHEYHRVDKLAKGATSPSKASLNQKLPPAEKVDLNDLASIPREKSPGIFSKSNNTSPSPTKPDVLPPRDTQEAADVNKHSFISAEHSYASQMPEHSKKHMYPRGAPYPGPAPSRNGTRNTRAGPLVGKVLPFCHQQNSSHPQRPFEAVAMRRRSSLLSPRLKEDFAKSHTVNICGESVKVMCHWEAEYLFNLDSRYTNDALEKTVIRALHGPWDPDLPDDVEEMKLILHMWVALFYSKPSKFLSSTRKVVEHSNPEKYVSINSTGDFLELSDDGEDCFGLETCPADSRSDPDQTPSSSVDHSTHYQGPFHPEESPADSQTDADETPGVVDSTVSSSSGELPCGEEEPSSTSCSEHLSLAEHADESLAVNGRQPAAASEEHMHDVSTIAAVEQPKEELPDVVIAPSPSDELGNASEPPAALDKENPCSQALNSCTAPWRVAPCVRHGHGQQQESGWAAGSGGDLSPSEDRESMGGAEHCTEVEDSSWATSDRPQRTCDSVPLEASPESANLDGTSGEERKSQDPFGHSEIEEEEMEEEKKEKDDPQYERAVLGPFDLSFSENGDADMEHEHSEEKPVNLTCPKDFGVPGEGPVPSPTTLVSPCPGRSTPVLSDGTGTGPQGLSVEVAPSLDMLQEPWEALDTPDAETNSVGLAHPASPADVGSPCDSRLMLPLPSDPSLVCGAQPDSITGNLGPAGEALRVGLEQKDKDCAPSAERWALAGSKAASTAGLESPCSQGLSLTLSPDSSSVCLTSLDGATDPEAAPEDQEAMASIQSPSQSNLGGSRCPSQRYGCDIYADLTSLSTSESNQEENNISVENQLSGPSANCTDVLDESLGAGDGQGFVFNCTALVGDSEAGESDDDVCLGAEKSPGSDKMNIVMVANTLQEPETSLHHLLELEPSSLVTEGMSVRKDHPSWQQSSPDSRLPPAHAGSGPPSPCQQDPLPHGGDTDTPPSLLEQSEGGAVLCQHRKSCKQVDAAEVIVAAESPDSSLKPRCAEEVKRDMGLCYAELAGSSSADVLVSDDPESMPPSPLHGHKADLHGAEPDSVLDVHSKMLSPGTSPAPDGAAWFCCVDTCPRCASPGGHAADVVGSHEKEPILPEDLGGGSSITLASPASFSAGESLMPLCEPQSVCNQGEHEAERSDTFADLHHANMEVGGEIPTPSLPVLPLHAHRCLSGESLSDAEDISDVLPRAKQFPSKDRHTGLTFEDLFETSSSDSDQEYSGGTSQSLLTARGSYGTRSVDAAGTRTNCDSSSTSSVRTEGHSGDWGSLGVEGACSQAERSWPISRGETSSGHVPLYVNIRDSQGIVKDYQNFVVTKKCQERMGNLQPSRRSHCAGQSHLLGSLMDTWRGFEEITQHTLDMECLRFHYKLKQILRSGKPPFSTSKSIFPKDFSPRVMSETLPVQEAPVSLSPRSRSPLQVTVLPSDTWPSGLGQHRRSGWHGDPCTPWQDTFCNERSKARSQTMSQGHAALSHLSKLKYANKLKDSEGEIAVILDKYAEFNKVMLSRADAGSKGRGPVPVHMEAAGDWTCTSLPGRMAAFKEMIADLCSALRFHLRSVAKEACSHTSMFYLVETGKDPFFARVKTLLKKHGRVEIEPLSFCEAKCLDADMLLIVIRNEDISSHIHNVPCLLKLKHCPNVVFAGVDSPEDITGHTYQELFHTGGFMVSDDEMLEMVTLAQLKEMMKVLEKLNRSGRWKWLLHYKESKKLRDVSRVDADAHKKHLILKSCQGAELIEVLHYHACDSRSSPKAEYIKCLLNLQVQRVSARFAVYLTEEPSVSREVLESKGILVTNINTFLGTMQEAAAPFRRSYW
- the TASOR2 gene encoding protein TASOR 2 isoform X6, with product MENTHCGFSWTVLVQTCAGFLQLSSSCQSCASLLSVQPCARSQSSSLRMLHGGSGFHLKSEESSSLLQTAVSVLQSSYLDSTSQDGFQYSQAILVENDVFRSELKAFAQAKEAAGYSQEELEETFAFLLFDNEEEAKEVCQTGLRVNSSSISTLGDPAKGVYISKYADCLHPRPWYHGKSGYIVICKLIKGKVKVISENYTTSYTCPSPGYDCHVALSRNNTPSKTSHCQAFEQSQYYVYEVSDGSTAERPRQICPYIVIACRYRELKEMPVLAIESLPELNHKVLYCPWRGELSIRGQLLCNIALRTPYSSTIPAQLPPSLDITHVMGLSDLKKKLPEAAFGKRNYIENEVCFQGVYFSLYEVEISNKDQYKMDQLLENLKEKDLAIIKYLQDQGVLILLASSALASDDEFDPKEPVSLLALFLFTSSRSVCLGGAEVLSAEFVHKTQSEPVQKETSVPDDPGLETKRPKTLKNPERKKVPIAETIMKPMKSKILKSVANNPSKPQAKKQAESELKQPFSVVPSTVSSQCHGPDSQMSETCPGGVDLVFDLKGNDYESHALNLLADLALGSCIPSFIPRDSGMIAVSCSPTRHSAKEQQSHRKHKSLRVASDHEYHRVDKLAKGATSPSKASLNQKLPPAEKVDLNDLASIPREKSPGIFSKSNNTSPSPTKPDVLPPRDTQEAADVNKHSFISAEHSYASQMPEHSKKHMYPRGAPYPGPAPSRNGTRNTRAGPLVGKVLPFCHQQNSSHPQRPFEAVAMRRRSSLLSPRLKEDFAKSHTVNICGESVKVMCHWEAEYLFNLDSRYTNDALEKTVIRALHGPWDPDLPDDVEEMKLILHMWVALFYSKPSKFLSSTRKVVEHSNPEKYVSINSTGDFLELSDDGEDCFGLETCPADSRSDPDQTPSSSVDHSTHYQGPFHPEESPADSQTDADETPGVVDSTVSSSSGELPCGEEEPSSTSCSEHLSLAEHADESLAVNGRQPAAASEEHMHDVSTIAAVEQPKEELPDVVIAPSPSDELGNASEPPAALDKENPCSQALNSCTAPWRVAPCVRHGHGQQQESGWAAGSGGDLSPSEDRESMGGAEHCTEVEDSSWATSDRPQRTCDSVPLEASPESANLDGTSGEERKSQDPFGHSEIEEEEMEEEKKEKDDPQYERAVLGPFDLSFSENGDADMEHEHSEEKPVNLTCPKDFGVPGEGPVPSPTTLVSPCPGRSTPVLSDGTGTGPQGLSVEVAPSLDMLQEPWEALDTPDAETNSVGLAHPASPADVGSPCDSRLMLPLPSDPSLVCGAQPDSITGNLGPAGEALRVGLEQKDKDCAPSAERWALAGSKAASTAGLESPCSQGLSLTLSPDSSSVCLTSLDGATDPEAAPEDQEAMASIQSPSQSNLGGSRCPSQRYGCDIYADLTSLSTSESNQEENNISVENQLSGPSANCTDVLDESLGAGDGQGFVFNCTALVGDSEAGESDDDVCLGAEKSPGSDKMNIVMVANTLQEPETSLHHLLELEPSSLVTEGMSVRKDHPSWQQSSPDSRLPPAHAGSGPPSPCQQDPLPHGGDTDTPPSLLEQSEGGAVLCQHRKSCKQVDAAEVIVAAESPDSSLKPRCAEEVKRDMGLCYAELAGSSSADVLVSDDPESMPPSPLHGHKADLHGAEPDSVLDVHSKMLSPGTSPAPDGAAWFCCVDTCPRCASPGGHAADVVGSHEKEPILPEDLGGGSSITLASPASFSAGESLMPLCEPQSVCNQGEHEAERSDTFADLHHANMEVGGEIPTPSLPVLPLHAHRCLSGESLSDAEDISDVLPRAKQFPSKDRHTGLTFEDLFETSSSDSDQEYSGGTSQSLLTARGSYGTRSVDAAGTRTNCDSSSTSSVRTEGHSGDWGSLGVEGACSQAERSWPISRGETSSGHVPLYVNIRDSQGIVKDYQNFVVTKKCQERMGNLQPSRRSHCAGQSHLLGSLMDTWRGFEEITQHTLDMECLRFHYKLKQILRSGKPPFSTSKSIFPKDFSPRVMSETLPVQEAPVSLSPRSRSPLQVTVLPSDTWPSGLGQHRRSGWHGDPCTPWQDTFCNERSKARSQTMSQGHAALSHLSKLKYANKLKDSEGEIAVILDKYAEFNKVMLSRADAGSKGRGPVPVHMEAAGDWTCTSLPGRMAAFKEMIADLCSALRFHLRSVAKEACSHTSMFYLVETGKDPFFARVKTLLKKHGRVEIEPLSFCEAKCLDADMLLIVIRNEDISSHIHNVPCLLKLKHCPNVVFAGVDSPEDITGHTYQELFHTGGFMVSDDEMLEMVTLAQLKEMMKVLEKLNRSGRWKWLLHYKESKKLRDVSRVDADAHKKHLILKSCQGAELIEVLHYHACDSRSSPKAEYIKCLLNLQVQRVSARFAVYLTEEPSVSREVLESKGILVTNINTFLGTMQEAAAPFRRSYW